A genomic region of Gammaproteobacteria bacterium contains the following coding sequences:
- the soxZ gene encoding thiosulfate oxidation carrier complex protein SoxZ — protein sequence MTDSIKILAEIQGEVVTFKSLIRHPMETGQRRDEQTGELIPAHFIREVTVEHMGRVVMTALWGTGISANPYLSFKFRGAKAGDPVRLSWVDNRGASDSLLAEITAAD from the coding sequence ATGACTGACAGCATCAAGATACTCGCGGAGATCCAAGGCGAAGTCGTGACGTTTAAGAGCCTTATTCGTCACCCGATGGAAACCGGGCAGCGCAGGGACGAACAAACCGGGGAGCTCATTCCCGCCCATTTTATTCGCGAAGTTACCGTAGAACATATGGGTCGCGTGGTCATGACCGCGCTGTGGGGCACGGGCATTTCCGCAAATCCCTATCTGTCGTTCAAGTTCCGTGGCGCCAAGGCCGGTGACCCGGTCAGGCTCAGCTGGGTGGACAACCGGGGCGCATCGGATAGCCTGCTGGCTGAAATCACCGCAGCGGACTGA